AAAAACCGCTTTTTTGGAAATCAAGGGCAGCCAGGATTCAGGCCTCCTGATTGGAAAAAACGGCTACATGCTTGAAAACTTGCAATATCTGATCAACCGCATATTTGAAAACGACCGCGGTCTTGATCGCATCTATCTGGATGTGGATGGCTATCGCCAGCGTCGCGAAGCCCAATTTTTGGGACAATTCAAACCCGTCATTAAAAAAGTACGCGAAACGGGCAAACCCCAGACACTGGAGCCCCTGAACCCGAGCGAGCGCAGGATCATTCATCGCCACGTGGAACAAGATAAAACTCTGCGCACCCTCACCATCGGGGAAGGCGAAATGAAGCGCATAGTGATTTTTTCTGCCAAGCAAAAAGAAAGCGAAGTTCTTTCCCAAGCCAAAAAACAACATGGCCAACAAACACAAAAACAAAAAGCGTCCCCCAAACCAACCGTCAGGGCTCGGCCTGAAAAAGAGCCTGCTCCACAAAAAAAAGGACAGCCTCGCAAACCACGTTTCAAACGCAAGACCGGGAGCTCCGAATGAATCCCAAAGTCAGCATCCATCGTGTTGACGCAGGAAATTATTGGACAGATGGCGGCGCCATGCTGGGCGTTTTACCTCGCGCCATCTGGGGTAAAAAAGTTCAAACCGATGAACGCCACCGCAAAAACCTGGCTCTAAACCTGCTGTTGATAAAATGCGAAGAACGCAATATCTTGGTGGACACGGGGTTGGGTAATCGGCTTAGCGAAAAACAACGGGATATCTACCGTCCCTCGGAATTCATGTTGCCCGCGTCTTTGGCGGAAATTGGCTTGCGCGACCGGGACATCACGGATGTGGTGCTCACTCACCTGCATTTTGACCATGCCGGCGGTATCATCACAGGTTTTGGCGCTGAATACCTGCTCACTTTTCCCAAAGCGCGGCACTGGATACAAAAAACAGAATGGGAAACAGCCAAAAATCCTGACTTGCTCAACCGTGCTGCATACAATTTTGAGTGGCAGTTGGGCTTGTTGGAACATCAAAGAAAACAAGAACTTATCGATGGTAGGGTGGAGATTGCGCCGGGCGTTACTTTGGTGAAAACCGGGGGTCACACTGTTGGCAGTCAGATTGTGGAGATCGACAGCAGCCAAGGCTTTTTCATCTATGCCGCGGATATCATTCCCACGCTGTTTCACACCTCAGTGGCGGTTACTTCCGCATACGACGTTTGCCGGGAAGACACGTTCGAGGCAAAGAAATACATCTTTTCTCAGCT
This portion of the Candidatus Cloacimonadota bacterium genome encodes:
- a CDS encoding RNA-binding protein, giving the protein MASIEKTGSNIEQIIADFRGEHKIRDWELNYKIIKKPSKGFFGLFSNKTAVVRFELPELGERAANFLSQLLMKMGIQYEVVDFRTKGKTAFLEIKGSQDSGLLIGKNGYMLENLQYLINRIFENDRGLDRIYLDVDGYRQRREAQFLGQFKPVIKKVRETGKPQTLEPLNPSERRIIHRHVEQDKTLRTLTIGEGEMKRIVIFSAKQKESEVLSQAKKQHGQQTQKQKASPKPTVRARPEKEPAPQKKGQPRKPRFKRKTGSSE
- a CDS encoding MBL fold metallo-hydrolase gives rise to the protein MNPKVSIHRVDAGNYWTDGGAMLGVLPRAIWGKKVQTDERHRKNLALNLLLIKCEERNILVDTGLGNRLSEKQRDIYRPSEFMLPASLAEIGLRDRDITDVVLTHLHFDHAGGIITGFGAEYLLTFPKARHWIQKTEWETAKNPDLLNRAAYNFEWQLGLLEHQRKQELIDGRVEIAPGVTLVKTGGHTVGSQIVEIDSSQGFFIYAADIIPTLFHTSVAVTSAYDVCREDTFEAKKYIFSQLKKKNGILLLNHDLGRWEVSAADLKL